ccttatgaacttgtagcttgaagctccaatggtacgtgaataactgactaaactctttagccacgagatccaccatctgttaactatcgaacactccactaaagatcgacagctacactcttctcatcacagatatattttccgtgtccatcggatataaccaatcaatagtatgataatccttcacagatgctcgtaagtacagctgggccaatttaccgttttgcccctattgTTACatcaacttcttaagtaccaccgatccctctaatgaataatatctTATAGTTCTACTaggagtggacacctctcgagccatgagaaggtgtgtggtgccacattgttcaagccttgaaatcagcccttaagggagcaatttatctacttaccactgcttgggaaaagaagtgaatttcatcttgtgtaactgagttcccagcttccaaattagacgaatccccaaagtagtaggtttaAGTCAACAATCTAGcaacttgcacccatgcaaatcaaaggactgccctcaaagacaggagtttccaactcactcaggattatggtcatgttacctatggtcattctagtgaagtgaagtctctgtcatgaatgacgttatataacgagactatacacTTTGTGGtcctgtcttatacaaactcctttgtataggacgccctcgctcgcatgtctccatatgaatgattaggatcagaccatctgtagtacgtcacaacacttgtaacaatctacaaagcgggccgcatccattgtgtcaccaagataaggtttccctcctatatccatatactatagaccattttggttatcacttaaggcatgatccacctgtatatcaccacatacatgcttaagttacaacgacaaccaggaatcttagtttattggtttgtggtaaagcaaataaaacatctcatgtttcagagacaacagtgaagaaaatatctcatattattacatcataagcatttgttcaatataggtgtttacaaactacaagacccaatgAGAgcttaggacatcaaccccaacatatatatacatttttttcattttagagTTAAAAGAGGATAAATGGTGGCCAATTCTAAGAGTTGGAAGCTCGGTTTTGGCTACTCTTTGCCATccatgagattttttttaattttttttttattttggcttgTAATGAAGATTTTGGCATCATGATTCAAGATTAAATGACCTACTAGGTCCTAAACATCGACTTTGAGGTTTATTGGTGTTGGAATATagaaacatgcagcggaagaaaacaggattattaagcattctaattccttaattttgacatcaaaataagcatgttcgtaaggtattaagagggtttcaacacatacctttgaagatcctctttaAACACGAATTTGAGCTGCAATATTCTCTAATTGAAATCGAGGACCACCAAGAgatattctctactattctcaaccttgaatttaaGTGGTAGAACTCACAATTGAGCTAAATTTTGTGAAGGAATTGGTGTGAGTTTGATGGAGGGAAAAATCGTTTATGCAGAAAGTAGTTTTTAGCCTTGAAAATCTTCCAATCTCCAATTTGAAGAATTTCATCATTCTCTTACATGCAGGCACTTAAGAGACCCGCTGATACCACTTCAAATGCATGAAATTAATGGACGATGTGTATGAATTTAGGAGAAACGCTTCCTTACTTCATCAAAATGTGGAAAAGTCCACTATCGAGTTtcaatttccattttcaatctgtaattttaattaattcaaaattaattaaaatcaaaaccaatatttcaatttctgaaattaaaattaaaataaaaataatttttttttaattaattaaataaatttaatatcaaatattaaattaattacatacctaattttaaacatgaatcctattcatgtaattaatatttaaataaatatttaaatattataaactccccaatttcgtttaatttcgataaattaaatgttaattaattatatcaaatataattatacaaacgctaatttgaatttgaactattcaaattcaaaccctaaattcaatttaaacatttcaaattgaaatttaatttgaacacatcaaattgatatcattccaaattcactcaatttactaagtCAAGacgttcatgttttacgagctagtagagggaccttatggacctacagatcatgagctccaatgatttgagattaattggctaaaactctttagatcgaattaatcaatatttgttaactatcgagtcacacgactatagctcgatagttgcactcttctcactgtagatatatttatgtccacttgatttaatcataatcagtaagtcgactcttcacaagttgtttgtaataacgactgggtcaaatgttgttttatctCAAAATTATATGTTGCTCCTTAAGTtacactgatcctctaatgaacaattagtttgtgattcaatcactaaaccagatccatctcgggccaatgagaaggtagggtcttttgttcaagacctagattcaacacttaagagaaaaacctctctcttatccctaaatcaggtaggcgtgaatttcatcttgcaccctatggccctagctatctacccagtcttacccctaaaatgggaggcttattgagtcggcgttgttgagccaaaccttatgcaaatctaaggataatctcgaataaacatgagttcatagttaagctcaggattaagatcgagttacctaggtcatctaagcgaaatagttagtcttaaacagtaaacaacgttataaagtaagagtgacttatttcttggtccgatcttacgcaaactcattgcataggacgtcttcactcctcatgtcaatacatgaatgaatcaggatcacttcatttgtagcaccttacaacaaattctAACAATTACAGAGTAAGCCGCATCctatagtgttactagaataaggtatccaaccatattcatatactatagatcattttggctatttacttgaacttgatctatctttatgtcttcacaagttcaagtattcatataatagtcatgggtcttagtttattggatttaatctttataagtgcaatttacaaattcaataacaactttattgaagaaatgttgaataacatatttattggtaatagaaaatgtttaactctacaaattgcaagttttaggacatacaacctaacaGTTGACACTTTTATTTGTGGGTTTAATGAGATTTTGATGGAATATTAATAAACTTTTCTAATTCTTCTTGTTTTCTACTCCTTACTTGAATCCATGTGCAACGAATGTTCGATTAATGTGATAGATTAGTTGTCTCAAAACATAGGTTCTACACATATGCTAATTATACTTGGTTTATCCTAATTGCAAAgaaacatgcttaatttgagaAGTAAATAGGTGGAGTTATAGTTATGGTTCATTCTCTGACGTTTCCAAGGTCACTAGTAacaaatagataacaaaacctAAGGAATAGAAAACGTTAGGGTCGACTTGCCCAGTTTAACATCTAATATTCTAATCAGTCCAAAAacttaatgtgattaatcagtAGTAGGCAATGAATGAGCACTGTTTAGTTAACTTAGTAATTGACATTGcattataaattgattttctatTAAGGAAATACCAACATTATTGGATCAGTCGATTAGACTTGTTAATTAGATAACTCATTTTCTGAACTAATCCATAAATAACCCAACAATCTTTTAATCGACGAAGGTAATCTCGTGGTATTCTCCCTCTTTTCCAACTatcttatttttcatattttaattttctgtGATTACTTTATCCTATCAAACCGAACCCctcttttattattttccatAAACAAATTTACCTTAAAAGAGATTTTATCTAGGTTTCTTGTGGTTTGACCTAATCTTAGTACTAAAACTATCCAGCAATAGAAGTTCTTGATTAGAATTTATGAATTTCATTTGATCGAAGTACCTCAACAAGTTCTCTCCATCACCCCTTGAATTATAAATCCTTGGAATGTGTAGCTGAAAGTTGATCAAAAGGAAGATTGAATCTTGATCACTGCCACattattttttaaggaaaacTTTCTAAAActataagaaaaatataatatgtgattttttttttcaaaatatggaGAAAGAatgctaataaataataaaatgtttttggaaaaaattaacCATAAACAAGcaataaagactaaatttaaaattcattgaGAGTACAATAACTTTTGAACAAAGGTTACGTTTACCAATTCGTAATGAAAATTAGTGTAATCGTAATAGAATTCCGTTAATAAATCAATTGTAAAAGGCCACAATTGGAAATGTAATTAGATTCTTTTGATTACATTTACTCGAAATTATGAATATGTCACATTTAGTACTCGTTTGAATTAacataagaaaaaaatgttcttaaaaaaactcatttttatttaaacattttttataataattgattaaaatacacttgaaaaactattttgaaaggTTGTCAAATACTCCAATTTCTTCcacaataacttaattttcaattaaactatattccaaacacacccttatTGTTACTATTACCGTTACCTTTTAGGGTCCAATGATATCGATAGATAATAATAATGGTAACCgtaataataaatatgattgaTTTTGTGATTCTGATGTTCTTTTGATCCCCAAACGGATTGCACTTTTTATTATAGATCTGGAAATTGGCCAAGATATTTGTACGAATACCAAACACAAACAAACAACATCGAACGTAATCGAATGAGACCTACTTTTCAgattaatattgatttattaaGTAGGGACGAAGAGTatattttaaccaattttaaaactatttcaaATACGTATGGACAATCTTCCGCATATTCtatataattatttgtttttttttgagACAGGTGGATCTTCGGCCAAAATaacaaaaggaaattaattaaaaaaaaatgggacaataaaaaaaatagaccatgtaaagaaaaatgatgattaAGATGGATAAACAATATGAGGTGTAATCTACGGtaaccattaattaataattaatctttttaaaaaaatgacagCTAATCTACGCGAAACGTAACCCTCTTCAATTTCAACTCTCACTTCTCAAATTCCGATTTTTGGGACCCGCGATTTTTGGTTTATCTCCCAAAATATCACTCACCCCATTCGATTTCTCTATAAATTTCTACCAAAAACCTTAATTTTCAAGCCGAATCGAAAGGAAAATTTAAACCTCCAGATTTTGATTTGGTTAATCTAAGGTAAAAATCTCCTCATCATCCACTTTCTTCACTTGATACAGTTTTAAATAAATCACtcatccatttttctttttattttatgagaACTGTTGGCTTCTGTGAGATTTAGATCTGAAATTGTTTGGTGGGTAACTCCTCACTTTCTTTGAACAAAAGCTTTCTACTTTTCGtgtttttgaagttttttttcttcattctctttctCTTCAAGTCGTTGTAGTCTGGTCTATTGATTCTTATATTCAAttatttggttcattttttttttaattcccatCTTATTCATATCTATATAAAAGGGCATTGGTAGCAACTTATATTTTTCAAGCAGCTGAATCAAAGCTTTGATTTTGGGGAATTGCTTTGAAGGGTTGGAATTTTTTTGGTTTGACTTTGTTACATTGCATTTCTAATGTGATACATTCTTCATTTGCATCAAATCCAAGTCTCTTAATGAGAAATTtcaactatttttgtttttggaactcAATTGTGATGTTTGATGATCTTGATGATGATTCAGGGTTTGAAGTAAAGATCCGAGAGTAATGGCTAAAGAGGGTTCTAATGGAAATTCCCATATTTCCTCAAAGCCACCACCAACTCCATCTCCTTTGAGAAGTGCCAAATTTTTTCAGGTAccattgtttttttgttttttttcctttccccctTGATGATTTCATTTTTGTTCTGGTTTATTCTTGCTGTATGGTTTTTACTTGTTTTGTGTCAAAATTTGGCATATTTCTATGGTAGTGTacaatgtttttgtttattttctgaACCGGTTTGTGATCGGGTTCTTATCTGACAAAACAACAATGGGAAGAGCTTGTTCTTGTTCCATAATTGTGAAATCAAAGATTGTTCTTTTGAAAATAGGGATCTAAGATGATTATGAGCAGGATGGGTTTTGGGATATCCTTGATCGGGACAGAGAAAGAGATGCTCATTAAAATGATGTAGAAAACTATGTATTAATTCAAAATGAAGACTTTGGATCAAATTAAACTTGAAGTTTACAAGATCCTTGGAATTTGCTTTTCCTAATCTCTTATTAAGCCTGGTTCATTTCCTTAACCAATATTGTGGTCTTGCTTTACAACAGGCAAATATGAGAATTTTGGTGACTGGAGGAGCTGGGTTCATTGGTTCACACCTGGTGGACAAATTGATGGAAAATGAGAAGAATGAGGTACCTTCTTCAATACTTTAGCTGCACTTTCTGTACTTTTCAATTGTTGGCCGAACCCTTGTGTATTTATGAGTAGTGAATTGAGCTGTTCTTTCTTAATGAATAAAGTGTAGAAGAGACTGGATTATAATCCCTGCGTTACACTTGTGACACGTCGTGTTGGTTGCTTTGACACGACATTCTGTTTCTTTGCTTTTTAGGTTATTGTAGCCGATAACTACTTCACCGGATCGAAGGATAACTTGAAAAAGTGGATTGGCCACCCTAGATTTGAGCTTATCCGACATGGTattccttcttttttcctttaatgTTACTTGAAGGGCTTGTgaattttctcattttgttTCCCTGATTAACACCATCCCTAAATTTTTCTAACCCACAGATGTCACTGAGCCGTTGTTGATTGAAGTTGACCAAATATACCATCTTGCTTGCCCGGCATCTCCAATTTTCTACAAGTACAACCCTGTAAAGGTTCGTGTCCAATTTGTATATGTTTTTGATCAAAAGATAATACTATcatcatatttgaaaatatccATGTTGTGAATTTTCGGTGATCTGATCTTCTGATTGGTGTTTTGACAGACTATTAAGACGAATGTAATCGGTACACTGAACATGTTGGGACTTGCCAAGCGTGTCGGAGCAAGGTTTTTGAGATATCCATTCTACCTCTCAGTtcgtatatatttttttgctCTGTTACTTATTGACCTTGTTGAATAGGATTTTGCTTACCTCCACATCTGAGGTATACGGAGATCCTCTCATTCACCCTCAAGATGAAAGCTACTGGGGAAATGTCAACCCAATTGGTAATTTAATTCAAAGATGCAACTAATATCTTCTTTTTCGTTCTAAAACAACAGTAGTTTCACGTGTAACAGTGTGAATTATGATTTTGTAATGCAATGAAGGAACAATATCCAACAGTTCATGGCTCAGTTAGCTAATTCATTGAATATTGTGTTTGTTTGAACTTTTTCAGGTGTGAGAAGTTGCTATGATGAGGGCAAGCGAGTGGCCGAAACTCTGATGTTTGATTACCACAGGCAACATGGGATTGGTGAGTTTATTGGACACGCAATAAGGACTACATTTTCCGTGCAATTGtttatctctaatgaacatttgCAATGACAGAGATAAGGATTGCAAGGATTTTTAACACCTATGGACCCCGAATGAATATAGATGATGGTCGTGTCGTCAGCAACTTCATTGCTCAAGCTATCCGGTAAAAAGTCTAATACCCACATAATCATCTTGCCTGAGTAGTGCATCGTTCATCTCCAATATTTGTCTGATTTCCTCACTCCACACTAAACAAGAAGCTACCGTTTATAATTATATTGTGCAGTAGCGAGCCTTTGACAGTTCAAGCACCCGGCACACAAACAAGAAGTTTCTGTTATGTCTCTGACATGGTAAGGAAATCTTGGTTTGGGTTCTTTCGTGTGTATAGATTGAAACACCTTACCAATTATCAGCTTTTCATGTCTGATTCATTGCCTAATTTTTAACTTATGAATGAAGGTTGATGGCCTCATTCGGCTAATGGAGGGCGATAACACTGGACCAATCAACATTGGAAACCCAGGTTTTTCATTTGCTTTTCTTCTCGATAAATGCCTCCTTGCCCTACCCTtgacctattttttttttgtgattcaGGTGAATTTACAATGCTCGAACTGGCCGAGACCGTAAAAGAGGTAAACTTACCAActtaaagttttcattttttttttccaattacaATTGTTTCCCAATGACAAGAGATTCAGGGATCTCTTAACTGTGATTGTGAATGTCAAACTATGCAGCTCATCAATCCTGCTGTGGAAATCATCATGGTGGAAAACACACCTGATGATCCTCGCCAAAGGAAGCCCGACATCACAAAGGCAAAGGAGTTGCTTGGATGGGAGCCGAAGATCAAGTTGAGGGATGGACTTCCTCTCATGGAGGACGATTTCCGAACCAGACTCGAAGTCCCGAGAAAAAACTAAGCTTGTTAAGCTTAGTATGAGTATGTCGAAAATGGCGTCGGATGGGTGGAGTGGAGTTTTCAAGAGATGATTGGCGAGAGGAGATTGTGTTGGTTAGGCGATGGTTAGGTGTGTTGTGTTCTTTATTATGTCGTTCTCTTTATTTAGAATAAGTGACAGTCAGAATTTTTGTTTTACTATATGATGTTATTcttaagaaggaaaaaagaaaaacacaatctCCATTTTGGCTTTTGTGGGTTTGTATCCAGTACAATCTCACATAcacatttttatatatatacaagtaTAAAGACACTTTCAAATTGTCGGTTTTAGAATATGGTGGTCAAAAGTAGTGTTCGGTTActcatttaaaaatttaatatcttacGAATTGTCTTTGACATTCAAATATTGTAAGATAAGATAGGTTGTCCCATTAGCCTGTAAACTAGTTTGGACATTCATaagtattaaaaaattgaaatgtccaaaaaaaaaattaaaataaaatagaaaagaaagaaagaaaaattgattgtaattaatttgtatatttctttcaaatgttcaagtggttaaaaataattagctaaATCGAACCAAATGTTTGGtagtatttataaattacagaaaagattctatttatcaatcaaatattaagttgaattctaattaatatattt
This DNA window, taken from Benincasa hispida cultivar B227 chromosome 6, ASM972705v1, whole genome shotgun sequence, encodes the following:
- the LOC120079009 gene encoding UDP-glucuronic acid decarboxylase 6; the protein is MAKEGSNGNSHISSKPPPTPSPLRSAKFFQANMRILVTGGAGFIGSHLVDKLMENEKNEVIVADNYFTGSKDNLKKWIGHPRFELIRHDVTEPLLIEVDQIYHLACPASPIFYKYNPVKTIKTNVIGTLNMLGLAKRVGARILLTSTSEVYGDPLIHPQDESYWGNVNPIGVRSCYDEGKRVAETLMFDYHRQHGIEIRIARIFNTYGPRMNIDDGRVVSNFIAQAIRSEPLTVQAPGTQTRSFCYVSDMVDGLIRLMEGDNTGPINIGNPGEFTMLELAETVKELINPAVEIIMVENTPDDPRQRKPDITKAKELLGWEPKIKLRDGLPLMEDDFRTRLEVPRKN